In a genomic window of Erigeron canadensis isolate Cc75 chromosome 5, C_canadensis_v1, whole genome shotgun sequence:
- the LOC122601203 gene encoding uncharacterized protein LOC122601203, with the protein MAPEPPPGSSSKPTTVSALDFGDPLYLHPTDTSGASIMSFKLTVKICTWVKFFSKIASEVWDDLKETYDKVDGSVTFNLHHKINTLSQNGSSLSEYYHKLNTFWKQFDAMVKLPVCTCKAAKEFKTHHDLIRLMQFLIGLDDVYMSVRSTILTRDPLPNVKYAYALLSREESHRNASSVNHVKPANFAFVSKFNDSKKKFVRNENLVCANPACGLKGHTIDKCFKLVGYPDFNKKKPYQNKSYTSNNVINERNNWNDKSDMNGQSSKTVISDTSVSYGFPFTNDQIARLMSLLDENQDSKGKTQANMAANQHMCASDKNMINVIDVSGLNLTVNHPNGTSAKITKIGDLKVTEHITLFDVLVVPEYNVSLFSVHKANRDSKLFVGFTEYACYIQDLRTMRSLGTGRVHGGLYLLNTGKIYANNMCLNSVTSCHVSAEMGHSRLGHPSHKVLDVLKDKLDITMVDQNALCDTCHKAKQTREPFPLSDHKTNNVGELIHLDVWGPYRKPSK; encoded by the exons ATGGCTCCTGAACCTCCTCCTGGTAGTAGCTCTAAGCCTACTACTGTTAGTGCTCTTGATTTTGGTGATCCATTATATCTTCATCCTACTGATACTAGTGGTGCTTCTATTATGTCTTTTAAATTGACTG TCAAGATTTGTACATGGGTCAAATTTTTCTCTAAAATTGCAAGTGAGGTTTGGGATGACTTAAAAGAAACCTATGATAAAGTTGATGGATCTGTTACTTTTAATCTTCATCATAAAATTAATACTCTAAGTCAAAATGGTTCTTCTTTGTCTGAGTATTATCATAAATTGAATACATTCTGGAAACAATTTGATGCTATGGTGAAATTACCTGTTTGTACTTGTAAAGCTGCTAAAGAATTTAAGACTCATCATGACTTAATTAGATTAATGCAGTTTCTTATAGGACTTGATGATGTTTATATGTCTGTTAGAAGTACTATTCTTACTAGAGATCCTTTACCTAATGTGAAATATGCTTATGCACTTCTGTCTAGAGAAGAATCACATAGGAATGCTAGTTCTGTGAATCATGTTAAACCTGCTAATTTTGCTTTTGTCTCTAAGTTTAATGATTCAAAGAAAAAGTTTGTTAGAAATGAAAATTTGGTTTGTGCTAATCCTGCTTGTGGTTTGAAAGGTCATACTATTGATAAATGCTTTAAACTTGTTGGATATCCAgattttaataagaaaaaaccaTATCAGAATAAAAGTTATACTAGTAATAATGTGATTAATGAAAGAAATAACTGGAATGATAAATCTGATATGAATGGACAATCCTCTAAAACTGTTATATCTGATACTTCTGTTAGTTATGGTTTCCCATTTACTAATGATCAAATTGCAAGACTCATGAGTTTGTTAGATGAGAATCAGGATTCTAAAGGAAAAACACAAGCTAATATGGCAG CAAACCAGCATATGTGTGCTTCTGACAAGAACAtgataaatgtaattgatgtttCTGGACTAAACTTGACTGTTAATCATCCAAATGGAACCTCtgcaaaaataactaaaattggTGATTTAAAAGTTACTGAACATATAACATTATTTGATGTTCTTGTAGTTCCAGAATATAATGTAAGCTTGTTCTCTGTGCATAAGGCTAATAGAGATAGCAAATTGTTTGTTGGATTTACTGAGTATGCATGTTATATTCAGGATTTGAGAACAATGAGAAGTTTGGGGACTGGTAGAGTTCATGGAGgtttatatttgttaaatacTGGTAAGATTTATGCAAATAATATGTGTTTGAATTCTGTGACTAGCTGTCATGTGTCTGCTGAAATGGGGCATTCTAGATTAGGACACccttcacataaagtacttgatGTGTTAAAAGATAAACTTGATATTACTATGGTTGATCAAAATGCTCTTTGTGATACTTGTCATAAAGCTAAACAAACTAGAGAACCATTTCCTTTAAGTGATCATAAAACAAATAATGTAGGTGAACTAATTCACCTTGATGTGTGGGGACCTTATAGAAAACCTAGTAAATAA